A single region of the Mugil cephalus isolate CIBA_MC_2020 chromosome 4, CIBA_Mcephalus_1.1, whole genome shotgun sequence genome encodes:
- the zbtb40 gene encoding zinc finger and BTB domain-containing protein 40, producing MMELPNYSSQLMQQLWALRKEGHFCDCTILVGDNSHRAHKLVLAASSMLFRSLLEGSDTISIDTAVVSSQEFGCLLDMVYTGKLPMGKHNVSRVVAAADSLQMFDVAVGFKNILTSLVNQHTPAPASPVQTTSDPVIDKSQCVNPEGSASPPGDVPAADTVETSAEVKREHCQDDGDDAEEPTCKRSRVGASEPEEAKSSESAVEENGTSVASEASSESAATDLLKQSSESAESTNASSVLDLLSRAAQSSVDEKEREVVRQCCEEGDPSSVSKRLSSAVNQGLIGDVALLKLLRASQQNSPSPSFLPTSLLSLLEQLEENAQLLDGNQTGGDSEREKSPGSEGKREVEVEEGNNKEEAEDGEKDSATNSSPPPPSSSSSPGSNTKPYSCHWCKKSFDYKCRMLAHTKRCSMSQECEQQCPQCPEKFSNARVLQRHLAVAHRSTSRVKKKVACDLCGRTFAHPSGMIYHKRTEHFEEKPFACEECGAKFGANSSLKNHMRLHTGEKPYHCKHCDMSFSVAAALAYHTKKKHSEGKMYVCQYCKAVFAQSIELTRHVRTHTGDRPYVCRECGKGYSQASGLTVHLHTFHNLSEPHDCQKCCLSFSSLEEHRQHIQELHPKEFHKCSSCDKVFTSAALLDKHKNTHTGTKPFSCELCNKSYQQLSGLWYHNRTNHPDVFASHTRQLKTLVQCDTCFKFFPSAASLVKHQVAEHQQHQDSESVAARCPYCPAVLGGDEEVQEHISSQHINQCSEAFSCPVCSLVCTSHLEVQEHILACHVEQEQEQEQDNGEEEEQASTSYTEISENPAGGREEGTESTVLPEEQKQLGDGQQVLVALAGGTESRSAADVVEVNMYDLLNSSVTFICEDKPAASES from the exons ATGATGGAGCTACCCAACTACAGCAGCCAGCTGATGCAGCAGCTGTGGGCCCTGAGAAAAGAGGGCCACTTCTGTGACTGCACCATCCTGGTGGGGGACAACTCTCACCGTGCACATAAACTGGTGCTGGCTGCCTCCAGCATGCTCTTCAG GTCTCTCCTCGAGGGCTCTGACACCATCTCCATCGACACAGCTGTGGTTTCCTCTCAGGAGTTCGGCTGTCTCCTGGACATGGTCTACACTGGCAAGCTGCCCATGGGGAAGCATAACGTGAGCCGCGTCGTTGCCGCTGCGGACAGCCTGCAGATGTTCGACGTGGCTGTCGGCTTTAAAAACATCCTCACCAGCCTGGTGAACCAGCACACCCCGGCCCCAGCCAGCCCTGTGCAGACAACAAGTGATCCTGTGATCGACAAATCCCAGTGTGTGAACCCCGAAGGTTCGGCATCGCCCCCCGGGGACGTCCCGGCTGCAGACACAGTGGAGACGAgcgctgaggtgaagagggagcACTGTCAGGATGACGGGGACGACGCAGAGGAACCAACATGTAAAAGATCCCGTGTGGGCGCCTCAG AGCCTGAAGAAGCAAAATCCTCAGAGAGTGCAGTGGAAGAAAACGGCACATCGGTGGCAAGCGAAGCGTCCAGTGAGTCTGCTGCCACAGATCTCCTGAAACAATCCTCTGAATCCGCGGAGTCCACGAACGCGTCATCGGTCCTGGATCTGCTGAGCCGAGCGGCACAAAGCAGCGTGGacgaaaaggagagagag GTTGTGCGTCAGTGCTGTGAGGAGGGAGATCCCAGCTCAGTGTCGAAAAGGCTGAGTAGCGCAGTGAACCAGGGCCTGATCGGCGACGTCGCTCTTCTCAAGCTGCTCCGGGCGTCTCAGCAGAACTCACCTTcaccctccttcctccccacatcactgctctctctgctggagcagctggaggagaacgCGCAGCTTCTTGACGGAAACCAAACCGGAG GTGACTCAGAACGAGAGAAAAGCCCCGGAAGTGAAGGAAAACGGGAGGTAGAGGTGGAAGAAGGAAACAATAAGGAGGAGGCTGAAGATGGTGAAAAAGACTCTGCGACAAactcatcacctcctcctccttcttcttcctcttctcccggCTCCAACACTAAACCCTACTCCTGCCACTGGTGCAAGAAGAGTTTTGATTACAAGTGTCGAATGCTGGCCCACACGAAGCGCTGCTCCATGTCCCAGGAGTGTGAGCAGCAGTGCCCACAGTGCCCCGAGAAATTCAGCAACGCCCGAGTGCTGCAGCGCCACCTGGCTGTGGCTCATCGCAGCACCTCCCGGGTCAAGAAGAAGGTGGCCTGTGACCTCTGTGGACGCACGTTCGCTCATCCGTCAG GTATGATCTACCACAAACGGACCGAGCACTTTGAGGAGAAGCCCTTCGCTTGCGAGGAATGCGGCGCCAAGTTCGGCGCCAACTCATCTCTGAAGAATCACATGCGTCTGCACACGGGAGAAAAACCGTACCACTGCAAACACTGTGACATGAGCTTCAGTGTGGCGGCGGCACTCGCCTACCACACCAAGAAGAAACACTCCGAGG gtAAAATGTATGTCTGTCAGTATTGTAAGGCGGTCTTCGCTCAGTCCATAGAGCTGACGCGTCACGTGCGAACACACACTGGTGATCGGCCGTATGTGTGTCGGGAATGTGGCAAAGGCTACAGCCAGGCCAGCGGCCTCACCGTGCACCTGCACACCTTTCACA ACTTGTCAGAGCCCCACGACTGTCAGAAGTGTTGTCTCAGCTTCTCCTCGTTGGAGGAGCATCGGCAGCACATCCAGGAGCTGCACCCGAAGGAGTTCCACAAGTGCTCCAGCTGCGACAAGGTGTTCACCAGCGCCGCCCTGCTGGACAAACACAAGAACACGCACACCGGAACGAAGCCCTTCAGCTGTGAGCTTTGCAACAAGTCGTACCAG CAACTTTCAGGGCTGTGGTACCACAACCGGACCAACCACCCCGACGTGTTCGCTAGCCACACCCGGCAGCTCAAGACCCTGGTCCAGTGTGACACCTGCTTTAAATTCTTTCCCAGTGCAGCAAGTCTGGTTAAACACCAAGTCGCCGAGCACCAACAGCACCAAG actctgagTCGGTGGCAGCTCGTTGCCCCTACTGCCCCGCGGTCCTGGGTGGGgatgaggaggtgcaggagcaCATCAGCAGCCAGCACATCAACCAGTGCAGCGAGGCGTTCAGCTGCCCTGTGTGCTCTCTGGTCTGCACCTCCCACCTGGAAGTACAGGAGCACATCCTGGCCTGCCAcgtggagcaggagcaggagcaggagcaggataacggggaggaggaggagcaggcctCCACTTCATACACG GAGATTTCAGAGAATCCAGCGGGGGGACGAGAGGAAGGGACGGAGTCGACCGTTCTACCCGAAGAGCAAAAGCAGCTCGGTGATGGCCAACAGGTGTTAGTAGCTCTAGCAGGTGGGACAGAAAGTAGATCTGCAGCGGATGTGGTGGAGGTGAACATGTACGACCTGCTGAACAGCTCAGTCACCTTCATCTGTGAGGACAAACCGGCAGCGTCTGAGTCTTAA
- the LOC125007320 gene encoding probable transmembrane reductase CYB561D1, whose protein sequence is MPSDVEYSPVGEGLGMRDFWLYVWMRRVAAIAAHATGAGLTLVICLLSRPGTSLFSWHPVCMSLAYCLCLTEGILLFSAEGSPFCFKSRKCKVRLHWFFQALVLIAAATGLGFMVASKNVSELPHLVSWHSLLGTCTLAATALQAACGIAVVFPKLLRVSSSPSRLKLYHATCGLVVYLLATVTVMSAMFSDWFQATVKGVAWWALLLLPLFPALVVMNQITNAYLPRKKMTS, encoded by the exons ATGCCGTCCGACGTGGAGTACAGTCCGGTGGGAGAGGGGCTGGGGATGCGGGACTTCTGGCTCTACGTGTGGATGAGGCGAGTGGCGGCGATAGCGGCTCACGCCACCGGAGCGGGACTGACCCTGGTCATCTGTCTCCTGTCCAGACCCGGAACCA GTCTCTTTTCTTGGCATCCAGTCTGCATGTCTCTTGCT TATTGCCTGTGCCTGACTGAAGGCATCCTCCTCTTCTCGGCCGAGGGATCTCCCTTCTGCTTCAAGTCTCGGAAGTGTAAAGTCCGTCTGCACTGGTTCTTCCAGGCCCTGGTGCTGATAGCTGCTGCCACGGGCCTGGGCTTCATGGTGGCCAGTAAAAACGTGTCCGAGCTCCCCCACCTGGTCTCCTGGCACAGCCTGCTGGGCACCTGCACCTTGGCCGCCACCGCGCTCCAAGCGGCCTGCGGCATCGCGGTCGTCTTCCCCAAACTGCTGCgcgtctcctcctccccatccagGCTGAAGCTGTACCACGCCACCTGCGGCCTGGTGGTGTACCTGCTGGCCACGGTGACCGTGATGTCGGCCATGTTCTCGGACTGGTTCCAGGCCACCGTGAAGGGAGTGGCGTGGTGGGCGCTCCTCCTGCTGCCCCTCTTCCCTGCCCTGGTGGTGATGAACCAGATCACCAACGCCTACCTGCCCCGCAAGAAGATGACCAGTTAG
- the atxn7l2a gene encoding ataxin-7-like protein 2a translates to MTSAAGRAVMMAVRERAVKVMAAVDRRVPSLDDFVGQSWSAWADWAGVTAADGPDVDDCGKSGKKAAEAMSLSKEDMSIFGLYPGHDDFYLVVCSHCGQVVKPQAFEKHCERRHGPLAKLYARLRSPTPAPPPPPQQRPHHGHSPSHGTNAASASAWEGRGQGVGQIRAAPPSPSTPPQYRHSKNSKDGVRHSPLEKSSHSIHAESSVFKQPPPLEPMSSPSPSLRDPPWPHGGTPPGRSTPAADTRHPAQRKDSSQPPAGPGHRIPRPYNKVASKRECDLDKHCGVLDPDRKKVCTRLLTCNIHSIHQRRKVVGRSKNFDQLVAELKTKVREKGAQVLEGGSSTGRSPSPEAPREQAGAPHCRRPLASLPAFSRPAAVSENTPEDEKQQQQQRQQDDGGFQAPSPLVHGRISSDDSDTETLEEPVEFSSSASHPRPAAMCSFGSHALGHGIYTFDRRLHHLRSALSNMLEQHISAHLWKKIPQATDLQSPPPLAKALTSPPPSSSSSTAAASSSSLHSKSRAGSHITTSLKTSSSSSRGPGRPPTSVQSENSGGSSSVAGGGGHLVSPGKPAVVRQGGPGRSKNPVGRPSKQMLKLREEAAAAAALRKRKAPAQEGEHSGPDRNCIILQDRGRPPSAAPSTSSSSKPPPISSPIPHGQTNGTLSPSSKPRPQPSPSESHSPAAKAVWTYRRTHPPLGHSSPPDPSSATNSHGRAGVGDSGLHGQGGGGGGGRSFEHQGMVKKRKGAGIEEHSPSSKAAVHRLPSSSSSSATSSSPRPNFYPWKDSKGGGLAGGVEKKLGTQKPKLHH, encoded by the exons ATGACGTCAGCTGCTGGCCGCGCAGTGATGATGGCGGTGCGTGAACGCGCAGTAAAAGTAATGGCTGCTGTGGATCGGCGGGTGCCTAGCCTCGATGATTTCGTGGGTCAAAGCTGGAGTGCCTGGGCCGACTGGGCCGGCGTGACAGCGGCGGATG GGCCTGATGTGGACGACTGTGGCAAGAGTGGCAAAAAGGCTGCGGAGGCCATGTCGCTCAGTAAAGAGG ACATGTCCATCTTTGGTCTGTACCCGGGCCACGATGACTTTTACCTGGTGGTCTGCAGCCACTGTGGCCAAGTAGTGAAGCCGCAGGCGTTTGAGAAGCACTGCGAGCGCAGACACGGCCCTTTGGCCAAGCTGTACGCGCGACTTCGCTCCCCGACGccggcgccgccgccgccgccccagCAGAGACCCCACCACGGCCACTCGCCTTCGCACGGGACCAACGCCGCCTCCGCCTCGGCGTGGGAGGGTCGAGGTCAGGGAGTCGGGCAGATACGGGCGGCCCCGCCTTCGCCATCCACCCCGCCCCAGTACAGACACTCCAAGAACTCCAAAGATGGAGTACG ACATTCCCCACTGGAGAAGTCCTCCCACAGCATCCACGCAGAGTCGTCAGTATTCAAGCAGCCCCCGCCCCTGGAGCCGATGAGCTCTCCATCCCCGTCGCTCAGAGACCCCCCCTGGCCGCACGGAGGAACTCCGCCCGGCAGATCCACGCCCGCCGCCGACACCCGGCACCCGGCTCAGAGGAAGGACTCGTCTCAGCCGCCCGCGGGGCCGGGCCACCGGATCCCCAGACCCTACAACAAAGTGGCCTCCA AGAGAGAGTGCGACTTGGACAAACACTGCGGCGTCCTCGACCCCGACAGGAAGAAAGTCTGCACTCGTCTCTTGACATGCAAT ATCCACTCCATACACCAGCGGAGGAAGGTGGTCGGCCGCAGCAAGAATTTTGACCAGTTAGTGGCGGAGCTCAAGACCAAAGTTCGGGAAAAAGGGGCCCAGGTCCTGGAGGGTGGCTCCTCCACGGGACGGTCCCCGAGCCCTGAGGCCCCCAGGGAGCAGGCTGGGGCCCCACACTGCAGGAGACCTCTGGCCAGCCTTCCTGCTTTCAG tcgGCCGGCCGCCGTGTCGGAGAACACGCCCGAGGacgagaagcagcagcagcagcagcggcagcaggatGACGGCGGCTTCCAGGCGCCGTCGCCTCTCGTCCACGGACGAATCTCCAGCGACGACAGCGACACGGAAACACTCGAGGAACCCGTCGAGTTCTCGTCCTCGGCTTCACACCCCAGACCTGCGGCG ATGTGTTCGTTCGGGAGCCACGCGTTGGGTCACGGCATCTACACCTTCGACAGGAGACTCCACCACCTGAGGTCGGCGCTCAGCAACATGCTGGAGCAGCACATCAGCGCTCATCTCTGGAA GAAAATACCTCAAGCCACCGACCTCCAGTCTCCGCCTCCTTTAGCCAAGGCCCTGACGTCTCcgcccccgtcctcctcctcctccacggcCGCCGCGTCCTCCTCTTCGTTACATTCTAAGTCCCGCGCAGGAAGTCACATCACCACCTCCCTGAAgacctcgtcctcctccagccgggGTCCCGGCCGACCGCCCACCTCCGTGCAGTCGGAGAACTCCGGCGGGAGCAGCAGCGTCGCCGGCGGTGGCGGCCATCTAGTGTCTCCGGGTAAGCCCGCGGTGGTGCGCCAGGGGGGTCCCGGCCGGTCCAAGAACCCGGTGGGACGTCCCAGCAAGCAGATGCTGAAGCTGCGGGAGGAggcggccgccgccgccgccctcCGCAAGCGCAAAGCCCCGGCGCAGGAAGGAGAGCACTCAGGCCCCGACAGGAACTGCATCATTCTCCAGGACCGGGGCCGCCCCCCCTCCGccgccccctccacctcctcctcctccaaacctCCCCCCATTTCCTCGCCCATTCCCCACGGACAGACCAACGGCACGCTCTCCCCCAGCAGCAAACCCCGCCCCCAGCCTTCCCCGTCGGAATCCCACTCGCCGGCCGCCAAGGCGGTTTGGACTTACAGACGGACACACCCTCCTCTGGGACACTCGTCTCCTCCGGACCCTTCCTCCGCCACTAATTCCCACGGCCGTGCCGGTGTGGGGGACTCAGGGCTGCACGGGcagggcggcggcggcggtggcgggcGGAGCTTCGAGCACCAGGGAATGGTGAAGAAACGCAAGGGGGCCGGCATCGAGGAGCACTCGCCCTCCTCCAAAGCCGCCGTGCACCGGCTgccgtcctcctcttccagctccgCCACTTCTTCCTCTCCGCGCCCTAACTTCTACCCCTGGAAGGACAGTAAAGGCGGGGGGCTGGCCGGGGGCGTGGAGAAGAAGCTGGGTACACAGAAG CCAAAACTGCACCATTAA